Proteins found in one Streptomyces sp. NBC_00461 genomic segment:
- the glpK gene encoding glycerol kinase GlpK encodes MPEFIGAVDQGTTSTRFMIFDHAGNEVAKHQLEHHQILPQSGWVEHDPVEIWERTNTVIQNALRSGGLSATDLKAIGITNQRETTVVWDPRTGRPYYNAIVWQDTRTDSIAAALERDGHGETIRHKAGLPPATYFSGGKIKWLLENVDGLREAAEAGHALFGNTDAWVLWNLTGGPNGGVHATDVTNASRTMLMNLETLDWDDELLGIFNIPRAMLPVVRPSSDPEAFGQARTSRPLNAAVPITGVLGDQQAATVGQVCFAPGEAKNTYGTGNFLVLNTGTELVRSQHGLLTTVAYQFAGSPAVYALEGSIAVTGAAVQWLRDQLKVIGSAAESEQLARSVDDNGGMYFVPAFSGLFAPYWRSDARGAMVGLARYNTGGHIARATLEAICYQSRDVVDAMEQDSGVHLDVLKVDGGVTANDLCMQIQADVLGVPVSRPVVAETTALGAAYAAGLATGFWSDTDELRSHWQESKRWTPEWSEEQRQDGYEGWKRAVERTLDWVKVT; translated from the coding sequence ATGCCCGAATTCATCGGCGCGGTGGACCAGGGGACCACCAGCACACGCTTCATGATCTTCGATCACGCAGGCAACGAGGTGGCCAAGCACCAACTCGAGCACCATCAGATCCTCCCGCAGTCCGGTTGGGTCGAGCACGACCCAGTGGAGATCTGGGAGCGCACCAACACGGTGATCCAGAACGCCCTCCGCAGCGGAGGACTGTCCGCCACCGACCTCAAAGCGATCGGCATCACCAACCAGCGCGAGACGACTGTGGTCTGGGACCCGCGCACCGGCCGCCCCTACTACAACGCCATCGTCTGGCAGGACACCCGCACCGACAGCATCGCCGCCGCCCTCGAACGCGACGGCCACGGCGAGACCATCCGCCACAAGGCAGGCCTGCCGCCTGCCACCTACTTCTCCGGCGGCAAGATCAAGTGGTTGCTGGAGAACGTGGACGGACTGCGCGAGGCCGCCGAAGCGGGGCACGCTCTCTTCGGCAACACGGACGCGTGGGTGCTGTGGAATCTCACCGGCGGCCCCAACGGGGGTGTGCACGCCACCGACGTCACCAACGCCAGCCGCACCATGCTGATGAATCTGGAGACCTTGGACTGGGACGACGAACTGCTGGGAATCTTCAACATCCCGCGCGCGATGCTGCCGGTCGTCCGCCCCTCGTCCGACCCTGAGGCGTTCGGCCAGGCCCGCACGTCACGACCGTTGAACGCCGCCGTCCCGATCACCGGTGTCCTCGGCGACCAGCAGGCGGCGACCGTCGGCCAGGTCTGCTTCGCCCCCGGCGAAGCCAAGAACACGTACGGCACCGGCAACTTCCTGGTCCTCAACACCGGTACGGAGCTGGTGCGTTCACAGCACGGTCTGCTGACCACGGTGGCGTACCAGTTCGCGGGCAGCCCCGCCGTCTACGCTCTGGAGGGGTCCATTGCCGTCACCGGCGCGGCCGTGCAGTGGCTGCGCGACCAGCTCAAGGTGATTGGGAGCGCCGCCGAGAGTGAGCAACTGGCCCGCTCGGTTGACGACAACGGCGGTATGTACTTCGTCCCGGCCTTCTCGGGTCTGTTCGCCCCGTACTGGCGCTCCGACGCTCGTGGCGCGATGGTTGGTCTCGCCCGCTACAACACCGGCGGGCACATCGCCCGAGCCACGCTGGAGGCCATCTGCTACCAGAGCCGCGACGTGGTCGACGCCATGGAACAGGACTCCGGCGTGCACTTGGACGTACTCAAGGTTGACGGGGGTGTGACCGCGAACGACCTGTGCATGCAGATCCAGGCAGACGTGCTGGGCGTGCCCGTCAGCCGGCCGGTGGTTGCGGAGACCACTGCGCTGGGCGCCGCCTACGCAGCCGGACTCGCCACCGGCTTCTGGAGCGATACCGACGAGCTGCGCTCACACTGGCAGGAATCGAAGCGCTGGACCCCTGAGTGGAGCGAGGAGCAACGCCAGGACGGCTATGAAGGCTGGAAACGGGCCGTGGAGCGCACCCTGGACTGGGTCAAGGTCACCTGA
- a CDS encoding glutathione-independent formaldehyde dehydrogenase, whose translation MKAVVYKGPFTVAVEDVEKPSIQHPNDVIVRVTSTAICGSDLHMYEGRTAAQPGIVFGHENMGIIEDLGPGVTTLKAGDRVVMPFNVACGFCTNCVEGFTGYCTTVNPGFAGGAYGYVAMGPWKGGQAEYLRVPYADFNCLKLPQGNEHESDFILLADIFPTGYHGCELAQVRPGDSVAVYGAGPVGLMAAYSALLRGAKKVFVVDRVPERLQKVEEIGAVPINFAEGDPVEQIKEQTEGVGTDKGVDAVGYQATSQGTGHEEPATVLNSLIGTVRPTGALGVPGLYVPADPGGPDEQAKQGMLLVAIGKLFEKGLRVGTGQCNVKRYNRRLRDMIIEGRAKPSFVVSHELPLDQASSAYDKFDKRIEGYTKVVLHP comes from the coding sequence ATGAAGGCCGTCGTTTACAAGGGACCGTTCACCGTTGCAGTCGAAGATGTTGAAAAGCCCAGCATCCAGCACCCGAACGATGTGATCGTACGGGTCACCTCCACCGCGATATGTGGTTCCGATCTGCACATGTACGAGGGCCGCACCGCTGCCCAGCCCGGCATCGTCTTCGGCCACGAGAACATGGGAATCATCGAGGACCTCGGCCCGGGAGTCACCACGCTCAAGGCGGGCGACCGCGTGGTCATGCCCTTCAATGTCGCCTGCGGATTCTGCACCAACTGTGTCGAGGGTTTCACCGGATACTGCACCACCGTCAATCCCGGTTTCGCCGGCGGTGCTTACGGCTACGTGGCCATGGGGCCATGGAAGGGTGGCCAGGCCGAATACCTGCGCGTTCCCTACGCTGACTTCAACTGCCTGAAGCTCCCTCAGGGAAACGAGCACGAGAGCGATTTCATCCTGCTCGCCGACATCTTTCCCACCGGCTACCACGGTTGCGAACTCGCCCAGGTCCGCCCTGGCGACAGCGTCGCCGTGTACGGGGCGGGGCCAGTTGGGCTCATGGCCGCCTACTCGGCCCTGCTGCGCGGCGCGAAGAAGGTATTCGTCGTGGACCGGGTCCCCGAGCGGCTGCAGAAGGTCGAGGAGATCGGCGCGGTTCCGATCAACTTTGCCGAGGGCGACCCGGTCGAGCAGATCAAGGAGCAGACCGAAGGCGTCGGCACGGACAAGGGCGTGGACGCCGTCGGCTACCAGGCGACGTCGCAGGGCACTGGTCACGAGGAGCCGGCGACGGTTCTGAACTCACTCATCGGTACCGTCAGACCTACCGGAGCGCTTGGCGTGCCCGGGCTCTATGTCCCGGCCGACCCAGGAGGCCCGGACGAGCAGGCCAAGCAAGGCATGCTCCTCGTCGCGATCGGCAAGCTCTTCGAGAAGGGCCTGCGAGTGGGCACGGGCCAGTGCAACGTGAAGCGCTACAACCGGCGCCTGCGAGACATGATCATCGAGGGCAGGGCGAAGCCCAGTTTCGTCGTCTCCCACGAACTGCCCCTGGATCAGGCATCGTCGGCCTACGACAAGTTCGACAAGCGGATCGAGGGCTACACGAAGGTGGTGCTGCACCCGTAG
- a CDS encoding transposase, translating into MVIHPAALDLPHALVEWVTMLVVTREGDRRCKLRPSQRAMVALVYLREHTTLAKIAAGFGISESTAHAYTRAVVDLLAERAPGLLKTLREHDPDFILLDGTLAECDRVGDGRADYSHKHRRHGVNVQVIADPGGRLLWLSPALPGRTHDLTAARTHRIIRICERQGVPILADLAYQGGGPWLTTGIKRRPLQELTPTEKTLNRALAAARAPVERGVASLKSWRIFRRSRCSPNRMTSIVKAILTLERQR; encoded by the coding sequence TTGGTCATCCATCCTGCCGCACTTGACCTGCCGCATGCACTCGTGGAGTGGGTCACCATGCTGGTTGTCACCCGTGAGGGCGACCGGCGCTGCAAGCTCCGTCCGTCCCAGCGGGCGATGGTGGCACTGGTGTACCTACGAGAGCACACCACTCTGGCGAAGATCGCCGCCGGGTTCGGGATCAGCGAGTCCACCGCCCACGCCTACACCCGCGCGGTCGTCGATCTACTCGCCGAACGAGCACCGGGCCTGCTCAAGACGCTGCGCGAGCACGATCCCGACTTCATCCTGCTCGACGGCACCCTCGCCGAGTGCGACCGGGTAGGTGACGGCCGGGCCGACTATTCCCACAAGCACCGTCGCCACGGCGTGAACGTGCAGGTCATCGCCGACCCCGGCGGCCGGCTGCTGTGGCTCTCGCCCGCCCTGCCGGGCCGCACCCACGACCTGACGGCCGCCCGCACCCACCGGATCATCCGGATCTGCGAGCGCCAGGGCGTTCCCATCCTGGCCGATCTCGCCTACCAAGGCGGCGGACCATGGCTGACAACCGGCATCAAACGCAGACCCCTGCAGGAACTCACTCCCACCGAAAAGACCCTCAACCGGGCGCTGGCCGCAGCACGAGCGCCCGTCGAACGCGGTGTCGCGAGCCTGAAGTCCTGGCGGATCTTCCGCAGGTCCCGATGCAGCCCCAACCGCATGACGTCAATCGTCAAGGCCATCCTCACGCTGGAGCGGCAACGCTGA
- a CDS encoding helix-turn-helix transcriptional regulator — MATTNHFGIALRGWRGRASPQDSGLEAGGGRRIPGLRREELARLAGLSVDYVVRLEQGRARHPSAQVVAALARALRLDPSERDHLFRCARLAPPATGIVSRQAPARVHRLVSQLGDNPTAVFAADWTLIGWNAMWSAAVGDPRTYGWDEHNLVAGMFRSSGGRAREPIAAWPVLSWAGDEVEEEELVADLRETAAAHPHDGRLVSFVDHMRRANPRFARLWSNGTARTHVGDRKTIEHPLVGDIALDLDVLMAAGTDLRIVTYTAEAGTTDSEKMNALRATCHPPGKGPSRPTSEISSPG; from the coding sequence ATGGCAACGACGAACCACTTCGGCATCGCTCTGCGGGGCTGGCGCGGGCGCGCGTCACCGCAGGACAGCGGGCTGGAGGCGGGCGGGGGCCGGCGCATCCCCGGGCTGCGCCGGGAGGAGCTGGCCCGACTGGCCGGGCTGTCCGTCGACTACGTGGTCCGGCTGGAACAGGGCCGCGCTCGGCACCCCTCGGCCCAGGTGGTCGCAGCCCTGGCCAGGGCGCTGCGCCTCGACCCGTCCGAGCGTGATCATCTGTTCCGCTGTGCCCGTCTCGCACCGCCCGCCACCGGGATTGTGTCCCGGCAGGCACCCGCGCGTGTGCACCGACTGGTCAGCCAGTTGGGAGACAACCCCACCGCGGTCTTCGCCGCCGACTGGACCCTCATCGGATGGAACGCGATGTGGTCCGCCGCGGTCGGCGATCCCCGTACGTACGGCTGGGACGAGCACAATCTCGTCGCCGGGATGTTCCGGTCGAGCGGCGGACGAGCGCGGGAACCGATCGCGGCATGGCCCGTTCTGTCCTGGGCGGGCGACGAAGTGGAGGAGGAGGAACTCGTCGCCGACCTGCGGGAGACCGCGGCCGCCCATCCCCACGACGGACGACTCGTCTCATTCGTCGATCACATGCGGCGGGCCAACCCCCGCTTCGCCCGCCTGTGGTCCAACGGCACCGCCCGAACCCATGTCGGTGACCGCAAGACCATCGAACATCCGCTGGTGGGCGACATCGCCCTCGACCTCGACGTCCTGATGGCCGCCGGAACCGACCTCAGGATCGTCACGTACACGGCCGAGGCCGGGACCACCGACTCGGAGAAGATGAACGCCCTGCGTGCCACCTGTCATCCGCCGGGCAAGGGCCCGTCCCGCCCCACGTCAGAGATCTCCAGCCCCGGCTGA
- a CDS encoding alpha/beta hydrolase encodes MSRQQRQTLDDLLRHGPLDLGGDVAEQRAIFHDMMTSLPLPPDVSTTAGELGGVPVVTVETPANDPATVLLYLHGGAYAIGSAADAAGLAGDVARRTGARAVCVDYRLAPENPYPAAVDDALAVYRALLDDGVPSSAIAFVGESAGGGLAVATLVAAKDAGLPQPSSAAVFSPWADLSVSGNSVVGKAAVDPALTPEGLRTRARDYLRDTDPATPHASPVFADLTGLAPLLIQVGSHEILLDDAVRLAARAAEHDVHVELQVWPQVPHVFQAFAVMLDEADAALQAAAAFTLAHWATTDATDEELPASKESVVPQ; translated from the coding sequence ATGTCCCGGCAACAGCGCCAAACCCTCGACGACCTGCTGCGGCACGGCCCGCTCGACCTCGGAGGCGACGTCGCCGAACAGCGCGCCATCTTCCACGACATGATGACGTCCCTACCTTTGCCCCCCGACGTCTCGACCACGGCAGGCGAGTTGGGCGGCGTACCCGTCGTCACCGTGGAGACACCGGCGAACGACCCGGCGACCGTGCTGCTGTACCTGCACGGCGGTGCCTATGCCATCGGCTCGGCGGCCGACGCAGCGGGCCTGGCCGGGGACGTCGCCCGGCGCACCGGTGCACGCGCCGTGTGCGTGGACTACCGGCTGGCCCCCGAGAACCCTTACCCCGCAGCCGTCGATGACGCCCTGGCCGTCTACCGCGCGCTGCTCGACGACGGTGTTCCCAGCTCCGCCATCGCCTTCGTCGGCGAGTCGGCGGGCGGCGGTCTCGCCGTCGCGACGCTGGTCGCAGCCAAGGACGCGGGCCTGCCCCAACCCTCGTCGGCCGCGGTCTTCTCCCCGTGGGCCGATCTGAGCGTGTCCGGCAACAGCGTGGTCGGCAAAGCCGCCGTCGATCCCGCGCTGACCCCCGAGGGGCTGCGCACACGCGCCCGCGACTATCTGCGGGACACCGATCCCGCCACGCCTCATGCCAGCCCCGTCTTCGCCGATCTGACCGGTCTGGCGCCCCTGCTCATCCAGGTCGGCTCGCACGAGATCCTGCTGGACGACGCCGTACGGCTGGCAGCCCGCGCCGCCGAACACGACGTCCACGTCGAACTGCAGGTCTGGCCCCAAGTACCGCACGTCTTCCAGGCGTTCGCCGTGATGCTCGACGAGGCCGACGCCGCGCTGCAGGCCGCCGCCGCCTTCACCCTCGCACACTGGGCCACCACCGACGCCACCGACGAGGAACTGCCTGCGAGTAAAGAGTCCGTTGTGCCGCAGTAG
- a CDS encoding cupin domain-containing protein has translation MTMAYLAQPEQQQRLEWLDGSEFAVLLDSVATGGQLTVGRFSVCKGEAPPYHTHTREDEIFMLIKGSALLWCDDQEMELSEGGIVYLPRNVPHGYRITSDTADLLMICTPGGIEGMFRHAGRDLATPRPEGFEISRDLMAEAADMYGQIIVGPPR, from the coding sequence ATGACCATGGCCTACCTCGCCCAGCCCGAGCAGCAGCAGAGGCTCGAATGGCTCGACGGCAGCGAGTTCGCCGTACTCCTGGACAGCGTGGCCACCGGCGGACAACTGACCGTCGGACGGTTCTCCGTCTGCAAGGGCGAGGCGCCGCCTTACCACACGCACACCCGTGAGGACGAGATCTTCATGCTGATCAAGGGCAGTGCGCTGCTGTGGTGCGACGACCAGGAGATGGAACTGTCGGAGGGCGGCATCGTCTACCTCCCCCGAAACGTCCCCCACGGCTACCGGATCACTTCCGACACCGCCGACCTGCTGATGATCTGCACCCCCGGCGGCATCGAAGGCATGTTCCGCCACGCCGGACGTGACCTGGCCACCCCGCGCCCCGAAGGCTTCGAGATCTCACGGGACCTCATGGCCGAAGCCGCCGACATGTACGGCCAGATCATCGTCGGGCCGCCGCGCTGA
- a CDS encoding nitroreductase/quinone reductase family protein: MEVDDAILAVRAVKLRGTERGTAFAEQARRYPGFAGYQSKTERVIPVIALIPLGEGAESTDHAERTPS, from the coding sequence ATCGAGGTGGACGACGCGATCCTCGCCGTGCGCGCCGTCAAACTGCGGGGCACGGAGCGCGGCACGGCGTTCGCCGAACAGGCCCGCCGCTATCCCGGCTTCGCCGGCTATCAGAGCAAGACCGAGCGGGTCATCCCCGTGATCGCGCTCATTCCCCTCGGCGAAGGCGCCGAGTCCACCGATCACGCAGAACGGACACCGTCATGA
- a CDS encoding ISAs1 family transposase, which translates to MLEQVGADLDPLLPRRVLPAETTVRRLLARIDGDALDLAVGSWLADRRPKATGLRGLAVDGKSLRGAGRSKGRKFHLLAALEHATSLVLAQLDVGEKTNEITCFQPLLNTVADLAGTVVTSDAMHTQREHADYLLARGAHYIVIVKGNQKKLRRQLKSLPWKDIPLQGRTQGIGHGRSEIRRIKVVTVNSLLFPGARQAVQIKRRRTDRKTGKTTVTTVYAVTSLTAEQVTAAQLAELVRDHWKIEALHHVRDTTFAEDASQLRTGNSPRAMATWRNLAIGALRTAGVKNIAASLRRNARDPRRPLALLGLG; encoded by the coding sequence GTGCTGGAACAGGTCGGTGCCGACCTCGATCCGCTTCTGCCGAGGCGGGTCCTTCCCGCCGAGACCACGGTCCGCCGACTGCTGGCCCGCATCGACGGCGACGCGCTGGACCTGGCTGTCGGGAGCTGGCTTGCCGACCGCCGCCCGAAGGCGACCGGGCTGCGCGGTCTGGCCGTGGACGGCAAGAGCCTGCGCGGCGCGGGCAGATCGAAGGGCCGCAAATTCCACCTGCTCGCCGCACTGGAGCACGCCACTTCCCTGGTCCTGGCCCAGCTGGACGTCGGCGAGAAGACGAACGAGATTACGTGCTTCCAGCCGCTGCTGAACACCGTCGCCGACCTGGCCGGCACCGTGGTCACCAGCGACGCGATGCACACCCAGCGCGAGCACGCCGACTACCTCCTCGCCCGGGGCGCTCACTACATCGTGATCGTCAAGGGCAACCAGAAGAAGCTGCGGCGCCAGCTCAAGTCCCTTCCCTGGAAGGACATTCCGCTCCAGGGACGCACCCAGGGCATCGGTCACGGCCGCTCGGAGATCCGCCGGATCAAGGTCGTCACCGTGAACAGCCTCCTCTTCCCCGGAGCCCGCCAGGCCGTCCAGATCAAGCGCCGGCGCACCGACCGCAAGACCGGCAAGACCACCGTCACGACGGTCTACGCCGTCACCAGCCTGACCGCCGAGCAGGTCACCGCGGCCCAGCTCGCCGAACTCGTCCGCGACCACTGGAAGATCGAGGCCCTGCACCATGTCCGCGACACCACCTTCGCCGAGGACGCCTCTCAGCTGCGGACCGGCAACTCGCCCCGTGCGATGGCCACCTGGCGCAACCTTGCCATCGGAGCCCTCCGCACGGCCGGAGTGAAGAACATCGCGGCCAGCCTCCGCCGCAACGCTCGCGACCCTCGCCGCCCCCTGGCACTCCTCGGTCTCGGATGA
- a CDS encoding HAD-IC family P-type ATPase → MAVTGDGANDAPALKHADIGVAMGASGTDVAREAASMVLLDDSFASIAAAVKLGRSVYQNIRKFLVYVFAKNIGELVPVLAATFTGFPLVPISAVQILAIDLGSDVLPAPALGAEPPEPDVMDRPPRSRREPLFSAAVVRRILFLGGIQALGVCVVFFWHIGASGIPYADFTEDHPVYREAVTMVQAGIVLSQFFVALAVRTDRQSVFRVGALSNPRLLAAGFVGVALMAAISYVPVLQEVFNTAPLAAADWAVLAGFGAVLLGAEEARKWWLRRRSRSLGRKGGQR, encoded by the coding sequence GTGGCTGTGACAGGTGATGGCGCGAATGACGCTCCCGCGCTGAAACACGCGGACATCGGTGTCGCGATGGGTGCGTCGGGCACGGACGTGGCGCGCGAGGCCGCGTCGATGGTGCTGTTGGACGACTCGTTCGCCTCCATCGCCGCGGCGGTGAAGCTGGGCAGGTCGGTCTACCAGAACATCCGCAAGTTCCTCGTCTACGTTTTCGCCAAGAATATCGGCGAGCTCGTTCCGGTCCTGGCCGCGACGTTCACGGGGTTCCCGCTGGTTCCGATCAGCGCGGTGCAGATCCTTGCGATCGATCTCGGATCCGACGTCCTGCCCGCACCGGCACTGGGCGCGGAACCGCCCGAGCCCGATGTCATGGACCGCCCGCCCCGTTCCCGGCGCGAGCCCTTGTTCTCGGCGGCCGTGGTGCGGCGGATTCTCTTTCTGGGCGGCATCCAGGCGCTCGGTGTGTGCGTGGTGTTCTTCTGGCACATCGGCGCCTCAGGGATTCCGTACGCCGACTTCACCGAAGACCATCCCGTGTACCGGGAGGCGGTCACGATGGTCCAGGCGGGCATCGTGCTCAGTCAGTTCTTCGTCGCTCTGGCCGTGCGTACGGACCGGCAGAGTGTCTTCCGGGTCGGAGCTCTGTCCAATCCGAGACTGCTCGCCGCAGGCTTCGTCGGGGTGGCCCTGATGGCAGCGATCAGTTACGTGCCCGTGCTGCAGGAGGTGTTCAACACCGCGCCGTTGGCCGCCGCCGACTGGGCGGTTCTGGCCGGATTCGGAGCAGTGCTGCTGGGCGCGGAGGAAGCCCGCAAGTGGTGGCTGCGCCGACGCTCTCGCTCACTGGGCAGGAAGGGAGGACAGCGATGA
- a CDS encoding potassium channel family protein — protein MRVIIVGCGRVGASLADRLTAEGHDVHIIDRSPQARRRLSAGFSGQFHEGNGFSRSLLESVGIEHADALVAVTSGDSSNVVSARTAKEVYRVPIVLARMFDPRRADIYRDLGIPTIAGVSWAVHQIHQRLLHRHLSPEISFGNGETLLIRSELPAYFAGRRLAELDVDGEIRVVEATRAGRSFVPAHSTLAVGGDLVTFTVAATALGRLRGFLDKELGT, from the coding sequence ATGAGGGTGATCATCGTGGGCTGTGGGCGGGTGGGCGCGTCGCTTGCCGACCGGCTCACCGCCGAGGGCCATGACGTGCACATTATCGACCGCAGCCCTCAGGCCCGCAGGCGGCTGTCCGCGGGTTTCAGCGGCCAGTTCCACGAGGGCAACGGGTTCAGCCGCTCTCTGCTGGAGTCTGTGGGGATCGAGCATGCGGACGCGCTTGTCGCCGTCACCTCCGGTGACAGCAGCAACGTCGTCAGCGCCCGGACGGCGAAGGAGGTCTACCGGGTGCCGATCGTCCTCGCCCGCATGTTCGACCCCCGCCGCGCCGACATCTACCGCGATCTCGGCATCCCCACCATCGCCGGCGTGAGCTGGGCCGTACATCAGATCCACCAGAGGCTCCTGCACCGTCACCTCTCGCCCGAGATCAGCTTCGGCAACGGTGAGACCCTGCTGATCCGCTCCGAACTGCCCGCCTACTTCGCCGGGCGGCGGCTGGCCGAACTGGATGTGGACGGCGAGATCCGCGTCGTGGAGGCCACTCGCGCGGGCCGCTCGTTCGTTCCCGCGCACAGCACGCTGGCGGTCGGTGGCGACCTGGTCACGTTCACTGTTGCCGCCACCGCTCTCGGCCGCCTGCGGGGCTTTCTGGACAAGGAGCTCGGGACATGA
- a CDS encoding potassium channel family protein → MKVLVAGAGRLGAQIAQVLAAAHNDVTLVDLNEHRIAELEGHLPVRLVAGDACEARLLEHAGAHTTDLVIAATGDDEDNLVISLLAKRRFAVARVAARVNDEENTWLFDHRWGVDVAVPATGPLISLIEEATGATDTVALLRLSKAGVNVIETAITPQSHVAGRPLADVQLPAGTIIATVIRAGQPTVPTDQTQLMPGDEILLVSHTATEEEIHAAFQ, encoded by the coding sequence ATGAAGGTACTGGTGGCCGGCGCGGGCCGCCTCGGCGCCCAGATCGCCCAGGTCCTCGCAGCAGCCCATAACGACGTCACCCTCGTCGACCTGAACGAGCACCGCATCGCCGAACTCGAAGGTCACCTCCCCGTACGACTTGTCGCGGGAGACGCCTGCGAGGCGCGCCTCCTCGAGCACGCGGGGGCACACACCACCGACCTCGTCATCGCAGCCACCGGAGACGACGAGGACAACCTCGTCATCAGCCTGCTCGCAAAACGCCGATTCGCCGTCGCCCGCGTAGCAGCCCGCGTCAACGACGAGGAGAACACCTGGCTGTTCGATCACCGCTGGGGCGTCGACGTAGCCGTTCCCGCTACAGGCCCCCTGATCTCCCTCATCGAAGAAGCAACCGGAGCCACCGACACCGTGGCGCTCCTCCGGCTGAGCAAGGCAGGCGTGAATGTGATCGAAACCGCCATCACTCCGCAGTCCCACGTCGCCGGCCGCCCCCTCGCCGACGTCCAGCTCCCCGCGGGCACCATCATCGCCACCGTCATCCGAGCCGGTCAGCCCACTGTCCCCACGGACCAGACACAACTGATGCCCGGCGACGAAATCCTCCTGGTCTCCCACACAGCTACCGAGGAGGAAATCCACGCCGCGTTCCAATAA